A section of the Triticum dicoccoides isolate Atlit2015 ecotype Zavitan chromosome 7A, WEW_v2.0, whole genome shotgun sequence genome encodes:
- the LOC119328456 gene encoding peroxidase 1-like: MASATFLILVAAASLLASFAQADLQYGYYNTTCPGVEELVRTELEAIFADDSTLRAGLLRLHFHDCFVRGCDASLMLNSHNGTAEKHADPNLTVRGYEAIEAIKKVVEKACPLVVSCADIMAMAARDAVNFSAGPRYEVETGRRDGNVSMLEEALTNLPPADGNVTVLTQYFAVKNLTMKDMVVLSAAHTIGVTHCSSFSKRLYNFTGAGDQDPSLEPAYGKTLTTKCPTEKMASVVPMDDVTVDKFDLGYYESVYNHRAVLRSDAALVEDSLTGAYVALMNNASSLDIFFADFAVAMINMGRAGVLTGTQGEIRETCGVYVD; encoded by the exons ATGGCTTCCGCCACGTTCTTGATCTTGGTCGCGGCGGCGAGCCTCCTGGCCAGCTTTGCGCAGGCCGATTTGCAGTACGGTTACTACAACACGACGTGCCCGGGCGTGGAGGAGCTTGTGCGCACCGAGCTTGAGGCCATCTTCGCCGACGACTCCACCCTCCgcgccggcctcctccgcctccacttccacgactgcttcgtccGGGGCTGCGACGCTTCCCTCATGCTCAACTCCCACAACGGCACCGCTGAGAAGCACGCCGACCCTAACCTCACCGTGCGCGGCTACGAGGCCATCGAGGccatcaagaaggtggtggagaaaGCATGCCCCCTcgtcgtctcctgcgccgacatcaTGGCCATGGCCGCGCGCGACGCCGTCAATTTT AGCGCTGGGCCACGCTACGAGGTGGAGACCGGGCGCCGCGACGGGAACGTCTCCATGCTGGAGGAGGCCCTCACCAACCTGCCACCGGCCGATGGCAACGTCACCGTGCTCACCCAGTACTTCGCCGTCAAGAACCTCACCATGAAGGACATGGTCGTCCTCTCCG cgGCGCACACGATTGGAGTGACGCACTGCTCGTCCTTCTCCAAGCGGCTCTACAACTTCACTGGAGCCGGCGACCAGGACCCCTCGCTGGAGCCGGCGTACGGGAAGACGCTGACGACCAAGTGCCCAACGGAGAAGATGGCGAGCGTGGTGCCCATGGACGATGTGACGGTGGACAAGTTCGACCTGGGATACTACGAGTCCGTGTACAATCACCGGGCGGTGCTGCGCTCCGATGCCGCGCTGGTGGAGGACAGCCTCACCGGCGCCTACGTCGCGCTCATGAACAACGCCTCCTCTCTCGACATCTTCTTCGCCGACTTTGCCGTGGCCATGATCAACATGGGCAGGGCTGGCGTTCTCACCGGCACCCAAGGCGAGATCAGAGAGACCTGCGGCGTCTACGTCGACTGA